The genomic interval GTTGCTCGTCGCTGCCGAACGAGTCGATCATCCACGCGCACATGTTGTGGATCGACATGAACGCCGACGTGGCGATGCAGCCGCGCGACAATTCTTCGAAGATCAACGCCGCGTCATGCCGCGTTAGTCCAGAGCCGCCATGCTCTTCGCGCACGTAAATGCCGGCGAAGCCGAGCTGCGCCAGCTCCTCAAGCACACCACGATCCAGCCCCTCTTCCTCCCAGCGCGCCGCGTTTGGCCGCAACCGCTCCTGCGCAAACGCGCGCGCGGTTTCGACGATCATGGCTTGGTCTTCGGTGAGCTCGGCGGCCATTGTTCCCTCTGCCTGTGCTCGCTTTATAACCGCCCCGCCTCGCATCGCCAGCGTTCCCGTTCAGGAACCAGCCGCGGGCGCTGAGGAGGTCTTGCCCCTTCAGCGCCGCTTTTTTGGAACCGTGTGGTTTTCGTCGCGTTCACCTTCCCGGCGGCGGAACAACACGTCGTCCGAGGACGGGACATTTAGGAGAAATGCATGTTGAAGCCTGTGTTAGCCGCGCTTGTAGCGGCGAGCTTCCTCACGCTCGGCGCTTGCACACAAGAAACGCGTGTCGAGGACGAGCCCACTGCTGAGCAAGCCATCGAGAACGCTGGCGACAGCATCGAACAAGCCGGCGACAACGCCGCGGATTCCATCGAACAGGCGGGTGAAAACGCTGAGCAGTCGATCGAAAACGCGACCGACAACAACACGGCCACAACCCCGTAACCACTTCACTGCAGGAGAGAGAGCAATGAAAACACTTCTGATGACGGCCGCTGCGGCGGCGATACTGGGTCTGGCTGCGTGCGGCCAAGGCGCCAACGAAGAAGCCGGCGAAGCCGCCGACACCGCGTACGAACAATCCACCACCGGCACCACCGACCTCGGCCAAGGCCCGCAGGAAGAAGCCGGCGAAGCGGTGGACCAAGCCACCGAAGGCGCGCCGGCAGCCGACCCCGCCGCTCCGGCCCCGACCACGCCGTAACGCGATCCTTCGCTGTACGGCAGAGCTCCCCTCGCGCCCTCGGCGCGGGGGGAGTTTCCGTTTTAGCGGCGTGCGAACAACGGGATTGCGGCAACCGCCGCGCCGGCCACCAGCATCGCAAGCGCGATCGCCGCCGCCATTGCAAGCACTGGCGATTGATCCGGCCTCAGCAACTGAGCCGCGAAGACAGCCGCTGTGGCACAGACTCCTGCTACAATAGCGGGCAATCCCTTCTCCAAGACGGCGGGGCCGCGCGCGGCGCGCTCGAGCCGCCGACGCAACGCCGCCTTCCACAACAGCGCTTCAGCCGGCGGCGAGCATCCTGGTAGCTCCGCGTTCCTTAGCGCCGCGATCGCCGCGTTGACCGCTTCATCACTCATAACCGCCTCCACGCAACGCGGCCTCAAAACGCCGCCGCGCCCTATGCAACATCACGCGCACGCTCCCTTCGCCAAGTCCAAGCACAGTTCCAATCGCGGCATGATCGTCGCCTTCGACATAAGCCAGCCAGATCAGCTGCCGCTCTTGCAGCGTCAGTGTTTGAAACAAACGCGACAGGTCGAGGCGCAAGCCCTCTTTCTCAACATACACTGCATCCGCGACCTCTACGCTTTGCGCGGCGCGCTTTTGCCTGCGCCATGCATCCCGGATCAGATTGCTAGCGATGCGAAAGAGGTAGGCACGCGCTTGCGGCAAGCCCGTCGGAAACGTGGCGCTGCCCAGCGCGCGCAAATACGTCTCCTGCACGATATCGTCGGCCGCCGCGACACTGCCCAGCACACGCGCGGCGTAGCGGCGCAACGGCTCTGCCGTTTCTTCATGCATCTGTTTGAAGGTGCGTTCGTCCACGCCGCGGCTCGCTCAGGGCCGCAATCGCCGAGCGAGCCATGCGGCGCCCAGAAAGCCCACGCCGAGCACGCCGGACAACACCGCCAATGTCAGCCAGACATCCGAAACGCCGAGCAGGTTGTAGGCCATCAAGCCCAACAGGCCGGCCGTCGCGGCCAGCGACACAACGCCCACCTGCGCCGCCCGCGCGCCACGGGCAGCCTCGCTGCCCTCATCTGCCCGCACCAACTCCGCAACGATGCGTGCAACATCATCACCATCCATGGCGTTCAGCCGATCGAGCACCTTCAGCCGAAAGGCCAGCAGCTGCGTCAGCCGATGGCGTCGGGCGAGTTCGGAAACCGCGAGCCACAGCACGAATGCGCCAGTCGTCAGCACCCCCGCGATCAAGACCGCTTCGCTGATTGCCGACGCTGTCGCGACGGTTTGCAAGTCACTCATGTCAGTGCTCCTGGCCATCGGGACTAAGACGCGCCAAAGCGCCCGGCGTTAACAATCCTCAGCAGAAATTTCCCGTGTTAACGGCCCAGCCCTCCCGGCGTTGAAGGCGCCAGGAGGCACCATGCACAAGATTGCCGGACTCGTTGGGCTTTTCCTATTCGGAGGGATCGCCAGCTTGGCTGCTCTGCTCTTCTTTCAAGGTCAGCGCCCAGACTACACGTGGCACCCGAGCGCCACGCCGCCTGCGTTTGTCAACGCGCACCCACGCGTCCTCATCGACGAAGGACATCACAACGCCTCCACCGCCGGGCTGTTCGGCCGTTACATGCCGCTGGCGCGGCTGCTCAAGGCGGAAGGCTACGACGTGGTGCGCGGCAATGCGCGTTTCACTGATGGCACGCTGGCAAGCACCGGCATCCTAGTCATCGCCAACGCCTCGGGCGCGGCCCGATTGCAATTCTGGGGCTTCAATTTGCCGATCGGCGATCGCGGCGATCGCGGCGCGGCGGCCTTCACCGCACTTGAAATCGAAGCCGTGCGCGCGTGGGTCGAACGTGGCGGATCACTGCTCCTGATTGCCGATCACGCACCGTTCGGCGCCGCCTCCGCGCAACTGGCGGCGGCGTTCGACGTTACGATGCGCGGGGGCAGCGTCGAAATACCCGGCGCGACGTCGGACCCATTGCCGTTCGAACAGGGAGCGCTTGGCGATCATCCGATCCTCTCTGGCGTCGACCAAGTCTTCACCTTCTCGGGCCAATCGCTAAGCGGCCCGGCGGACGCCACGATCCTACTCCGCCTTCCACACAACGCGATTGAGTACGTCGAAGTCAGTCGTGACGAAGCCGCCGGAACGACGACGTTCGAAGATCAGCCTGCCGGCCCCGCCCAAGGGCTTGCGCTGAACTACGGCGCGGGCCGCGTCGTGGTTCTCGGCGAGGCCGCCATGCTCACGGCCCAAGTGAGGGCGGGCCGACCGTTCGGCCTCAGCGCCCCCGGCGGCGACAACGAGCGCTTTGCACGCAATGTGATGCGCTGGCTAGCGCACGACGATTGACGATTGCGGTTAGTTCTCCCTCGGGCCAGAAGCCCCACGGGAGTTTTCATGTCCGTGCGCGCGTTTCCGCCGGCCTTAGTGCTGGTGCTAGCGATCATGGCCGGCGCGTGCATGGACGCGACCATAAAGTATCTATCGCAGACCAACCCCGTGCTGCTGGTCGCGTTCGGGCGATACTTGTTCGGCGCCATTTTCTCGTTCGGCATCTATTGGCAAGCCGGCCGCCCGGCCATCAGCTCTGAGATGTGGCGCGCGCACGGCGTGCGCGGATTTCTGATCGCCGCATGCGCGGTCACTTTCTTCTGGGCGCTCAGCGTGCTGCCACTCGCCGAAGCGGTGACGCTCTCTTTCATCTATCCCCTTCTCGCGCCCTTCGTGGCGAGCCTGCTGTTGAAGGAACGCATTCGCGCGTCGAGCATGATCAGCGCCGTGGTCGGTTTCGCCGGCGTCATCGTCGCCATGCAGGGCGCGCCGAGCGAAGCGGAATCGCCGCAGCACGATCTCGGCGTAGCGGCAGTGCTCGTGTCCGCCGGCTTTTTCTCCTTCGCCATGGTGCTCTTGCGTGAGCGCGCGCAGAAAGACGGCGCGCCGATTGTCGGCCTGATGACGAGCCTCATTCCCGGCATCATCCTGCTGCCGCCGACCATCATTTTCGCCACACCGCCCGTGCTCGAAACCTGGCCGTTCTTCCTGCTAATGGGCGCGCTGGCGGCGGCGTTCATGTACTTGATGGCGCGCGCCTACGCCGCCGCTGAAGCCCAACAGCTTGCGCCGATCCACTACACCGAGCTGATCTGGGCCACCGCAATCGGCTACGTAGTTTTCCAAGAGACGCCGCACCTCGAAATTTATCTCGGCGCCGCGCTCATCATTGCGGCGTGTCTTTTCGCGGCCTACGACGAACGCCGCATCGCACTCACCAAGAGAGAAGCCGCGCCATGAACTTCGCCGACCAGATTCCGTTCGCCAAGACCATGGGCGTCGAGATCACCGAGGCGACGCCCGAGCGCGTCGTCGCCCGTCTCGTCGTACGGCCAGAGCTTTGCACTGGCGGCTCCATTCTACACGGCGGCGCCATCATGGCGCTCGCAGACTCCGCCGGCGCGGTTGGCGCCTTCCTTTCGCTGCCGCCCGGCGCCACCGGCACCACCACGATCGAAAGCAAGACCAATTTCCTCGGCGCCGCAAAAGCCGGCGTCACCATCATCGCCGAAGCCACCCCCGTGCACAAAGGCAAGCGCACCAGCGTCTGGCAAACGCGCGTCGCCACCGAGGACGGCAAGGCCGTCGCCCTCGTGATCCAAACGCAGCTGGTGCTGAGTTAGCTACTTCCTTCGCTTCGGCCGCGGCATCGCGACGGCCTTGCCAATATTGGTCATCGCAACCGTGATCGCTTTCGGGTCGTCCGTCTGCTCCGCCTCACCTGTCGCGAACAGATCGCGGCTGACGTCCCACGCTTCCAGCGCCAGCTTCTTGCTCGACGTCGCCACCACCCAATCGCCAAACCCGATCTGAGCGCGAAACACTTTGATGCGGGGTGGGAGCTTTGCCATGGACGGAAGGTTACCCGCTTGCGGCCTATTTTCCACTGCGCCGGAACTTGCGGCGCGGCAGGTTCGCAGTCTATATCGCCGGACCCAACGGTCGGGCGCGTAGCTCAGCGGGAGAGCACTACGTTGACATCGTAGGGGTCACAGGTTCGATCCCTGTCGCGCCCACCATCCTACGCTCGCGATGCCGCGCGTTGGATGTCCTCCGAAGCCTTGGCGAAGGAGGACTACATCTCCATCCGCGAGCTGCGGATGGCTCCGCTGTCCAAATCTTGAATCAAGCTGCCGCGATCACGCGTTCGATCTCCACCACGAGATCCTTGAGGTGGAAGGGCTTGGACAGCACCTTCGCATCCTTCGGCGCCTGGCTTTGCGCTGAAAGCGCCACGGCGGCGAAACCGGTAATAAAAACAATCTTCATCGCTGGATCGGCTTCAGCGCCACGGCGCGCCAGTTCGATGCCATCAAGGCCCGGCATCACGATGTCCGTCAGCAGCAGATCATAGGTGCCGTGCTCCAGCGCTTCCCAAGCGCTGTCGCCGTCGCCATGGCCCGATACGTCGTGGCCGGCGCGCGTCAAGCTCTGCACCAGGAACCCCCGGAGCGAGTCGTCGTCTTCCGCCAACAGGATACGCGCCATCCACAGCTCCGGAACGTCCGGCCCCCTTCAAACCGGTAGCCCCTACCACACCACCGGTAAAGGCCGGCTGAACCGTCACACACAGGCGGTAATCATGTGGAAACGTTGACGGCCCGCGCGGCTGCGGCGAACAATGATTCATGGACTTGACGGATCTTGGCCAGAGCGCGCTCAGCGCCCGCGCGGAAGGCGAAAGCCTCGCCGAATCCGTCGTCGAGCCGCCCTTTGTCCTGATCGAACCGCTGAGGCGCACCGCGCCGCTCATCTTCTCTTCACCACACAGCGGGCGACGTTATCCAGCGGAGCTACTGGCCGATACGCGCG from Terricaulis silvestris carries:
- a CDS encoding RNA polymerase sigma factor; translated protein: MDERTFKQMHEETAEPLRRYAARVLGSVAAADDIVQETYLRALGSATFPTGLPQARAYLFRIASNLIRDAWRRQKRAAQSVEVADAVYVEKEGLRLDLSRLFQTLTLQERQLIWLAYVEGDDHAAIGTVLGLGEGSVRVMLHRARRRFEAALRGGGYE
- a CDS encoding DUF4350 domain-containing protein codes for the protein MHKIAGLVGLFLFGGIASLAALLFFQGQRPDYTWHPSATPPAFVNAHPRVLIDEGHHNASTAGLFGRYMPLARLLKAEGYDVVRGNARFTDGTLASTGILVIANASGAARLQFWGFNLPIGDRGDRGAAAFTALEIEAVRAWVERGGSLLLIADHAPFGAASAQLAAAFDVTMRGGSVEIPGATSDPLPFEQGALGDHPILSGVDQVFTFSGQSLSGPADATILLRLPHNAIEYVEVSRDEAAGTTTFEDQPAGPAQGLALNYGAGRVVVLGEAAMLTAQVRAGRPFGLSAPGGDNERFARNVMRWLAHDD
- a CDS encoding DMT family transporter; translation: MSVRAFPPALVLVLAIMAGACMDATIKYLSQTNPVLLVAFGRYLFGAIFSFGIYWQAGRPAISSEMWRAHGVRGFLIAACAVTFFWALSVLPLAEAVTLSFIYPLLAPFVASLLLKERIRASSMISAVVGFAGVIVAMQGAPSEAESPQHDLGVAAVLVSAGFFSFAMVLLRERAQKDGAPIVGLMTSLIPGIILLPPTIIFATPPVLETWPFFLLMGALAAAFMYLMARAYAAAEAQQLAPIHYTELIWATAIGYVVFQETPHLEIYLGAALIIAACLFAAYDERRIALTKREAAP
- a CDS encoding PaaI family thioesterase → MNFADQIPFAKTMGVEITEATPERVVARLVVRPELCTGGSILHGGAIMALADSAGAVGAFLSLPPGATGTTTIESKTNFLGAAKAGVTIIAEATPVHKGKRTSVWQTRVATEDGKAVALVIQTQLVLS
- the cpdR gene encoding cell cycle two-component system response regulator CpdR yields the protein MARILLAEDDDSLRGFLVQSLTRAGHDVSGHGDGDSAWEALEHGTYDLLLTDIVMPGLDGIELARRGAEADPAMKIVFITGFAAVALSAQSQAPKDAKVLSKPFHLKDLVVEIERVIAAA